A single genomic interval of Catenulispora sp. EB89 harbors:
- a CDS encoding SAM-dependent methyltransferase: MTDPTGAHAGNDVDAIFDDLPSNIDTDVFSVARLYDFLLGGKHNFAPDRDFGRQLLAIEPNGRMILQQNRYFLARAIRVMLDDGVRQFLDLGSGIPTQNYVHELAHAVDPAAKVVYIDNDPPAVSHSNYILRGDDNAGAVLADMIDAERVLGDPTVKSLIDFDKPVGLTALAAWHFVDDGDDPAGVLGAYRRMLAPGSYLALTHATIDGATGDLVRNVQSQYQAVMKNPSPRTREEIAGFFEGFRILDPGIVNLPAWRPDKPEDAAGAENVWFYGALGKLTAA, encoded by the coding sequence ATGACCGATCCGACCGGAGCGCACGCCGGGAACGACGTGGACGCGATCTTCGACGACCTGCCGTCGAACATCGACACCGACGTGTTCAGCGTCGCGCGGCTGTACGACTTCCTGCTCGGCGGCAAGCACAACTTCGCCCCCGACCGGGACTTCGGGCGGCAGCTGCTGGCCATCGAGCCGAACGGCCGCATGATCCTGCAGCAGAACCGCTACTTCCTGGCCCGGGCGATCCGGGTGATGCTGGACGACGGCGTCCGCCAGTTCCTGGACCTGGGCAGCGGGATCCCGACGCAGAACTACGTGCACGAACTCGCGCACGCCGTGGACCCGGCCGCGAAGGTCGTCTACATCGACAACGACCCGCCGGCCGTGAGCCACAGCAACTACATCCTGCGCGGCGACGACAACGCCGGCGCGGTGCTGGCCGACATGATCGACGCCGAGCGGGTGCTGGGCGACCCCACCGTCAAGTCGCTGATCGACTTCGACAAGCCGGTGGGGCTCACGGCACTGGCCGCCTGGCACTTCGTGGACGACGGCGACGACCCGGCCGGCGTGCTGGGCGCGTATCGCCGGATGCTCGCGCCGGGCAGCTACCTGGCGCTGACCCACGCCACCATCGACGGCGCCACCGGCGACCTGGTCCGCAACGTCCAGAGCCAGTACCAGGCCGTGATGAAGAACCCGTCGCCGCGCACCCGCGAGGAGATCGCAGGGTTCTTCGAAGGCTTCCGGATCCTGGACCCCGGGATCGTGAACCTGCCGGCCTGGCGTCCGGACAAGCCCGAGGACGCCGCCGGCGCGGAGAACGTCTGGTTCTACGGGGCGCTGGGCAAGCTGACCGCCGCCTGA
- a CDS encoding MarR family winged helix-turn-helix transcriptional regulator — MDDLRAAPPSLTGLTTYLLSRTGKIARGRLAGRFAGRGLRLWHHAVLAALADFGPHVQRDLAARLAIDPSDMAKIVDELAGAGSVERARDAADRRRITVTLTDAGRALLAELDAEAAGVQDEVLGPLDEGEREQLDALLRKVFQGLVTE, encoded by the coding sequence ATGGATGACCTGCGTGCCGCGCCGCCTTCGCTGACCGGCCTGACCACCTACCTGCTGTCGCGGACCGGCAAGATCGCGCGCGGCCGGCTGGCCGGCCGGTTCGCCGGGCGGGGCCTGCGGCTGTGGCACCACGCGGTGCTGGCGGCGCTCGCCGACTTCGGGCCGCACGTGCAGCGCGACCTCGCGGCCCGGCTGGCGATCGACCCCAGCGACATGGCCAAGATCGTGGACGAGCTGGCCGGGGCCGGGAGCGTCGAGCGGGCCCGCGACGCCGCCGACCGCCGGCGCATCACCGTCACGCTCACCGACGCCGGCCGCGCGCTGCTCGCCGAGCTGGACGCGGAGGCCGCGGGCGTTCAGGACGAGGTCCTGGGACCGCTGGACGAGGGCGAGCGCGAGCAGCTGGACGCGTTGCTGCGGAAGGTGTTCCAAGGCCTGGTCACGGAGTGA
- a CDS encoding VOC family protein, with protein MDALHSRLLVTGFAEMFDFYQAVLPELIGAKLMKGGPQGPYANWDVEDQAALVLFDRGAMAVLAGTAHLSATAAPAQDRTMFVCRVDDVDTGAELCLRHGATPVVGPTDRPEWGPTLRTAHLRDPEGNLIELQSYEG; from the coding sequence ATGGACGCGCTGCACTCCCGCCTGCTGGTCACCGGTTTCGCGGAGATGTTCGACTTCTACCAGGCGGTCCTGCCCGAGCTGATCGGCGCGAAGCTGATGAAGGGCGGCCCGCAGGGCCCGTACGCCAACTGGGACGTCGAGGACCAGGCCGCGCTGGTGCTGTTCGACCGCGGGGCGATGGCCGTCCTGGCCGGGACCGCGCACCTGTCGGCGACCGCGGCGCCGGCGCAGGACCGCACGATGTTCGTGTGCCGAGTCGATGACGTGGACACCGGCGCCGAGCTGTGCCTGCGGCACGGGGCGACGCCGGTCGTGGGCCCGACGGACCGCCCGGAGTGGGGCCCGACGCTGCGGACCGCGCATCTGCGGGATCCCGAGGGGAACCTGATCGAGCTGCAGTCGTACGAGGGCTGA
- a CDS encoding PIG-L family deacetylase has product MPNLSRRELGLLGMGALAVGALGADAGVTTAESDMVERPARLAGRVAFLQVVAHPDDDLYFMNPDIADSVRTGGEVTTVVLTAAEAGGGASFAAARQHGLRSAYARMAGAEDDAPWRRSVLVTRGGEAELCELAADARVRLVFLDISMGAYTGSAPGDTNHTPLAALFHGTETTRPVLQPSESAITGGVYTRDQLVGTLTDLMDRYQPTVVRTMDPDPERRGAGPKERAWLTDSGVHTDNEDHTATAWFTYAAYADHRARRGPSAVTLDSYVGYGNARWRHNLGGLSGREKLRLLGVYGWADRRKCGDPVGCGDTTVGGDAARPGWSQSTNLRHVGSTGWLGTGPDGRLRAFAAVGGRAVMWTETARGSGRFRPGSAANPDPDTASSLTPHLVVAVDPSHRAHLVGLRATTDPDRGVWSQEVVVCSERTDGSFTPWTGLGTPTGAKTRDCQAVGCPTAVVDGRGVLHVFARDADMSVSWRHRDLTKPGAGWSGWRDIGGHRVRDGLTAAVTPEGDVELHAVGHVLWTWRIDASGEPRPSHAALPPMGDPPTVHMVRGGGALLAARAADSGVLTVLSRPSGGGWQPPEKGVALGGQGGFGVVAIQPHAGGVFLAQRGQRGLVEVVWQPRVGAPDGVRRWRGGPGPILHPSLTVDAHGRIVVAAIGPEGALYTARIDVGNPPRTLRWESSVLA; this is encoded by the coding sequence GTGCCTAACTTGTCTCGGCGCGAGCTCGGGCTGCTTGGGATGGGGGCACTGGCGGTCGGCGCGCTTGGCGCCGACGCCGGGGTCACCACCGCCGAGTCCGACATGGTCGAGCGTCCGGCGCGGCTTGCCGGCCGGGTCGCGTTTCTGCAGGTCGTCGCCCATCCGGACGACGACCTCTACTTCATGAACCCGGACATCGCCGACTCGGTGCGGACCGGGGGCGAGGTGACCACCGTCGTGCTGACCGCGGCCGAGGCCGGCGGCGGGGCGTCCTTCGCGGCGGCACGGCAGCACGGCCTGCGCTCCGCCTACGCGCGCATGGCCGGGGCGGAGGACGACGCACCGTGGCGGCGCAGCGTGCTCGTCACCCGTGGGGGTGAGGCGGAGCTGTGCGAGCTGGCGGCCGACGCTCGGGTCCGGCTGGTCTTCCTCGACATCTCGATGGGCGCCTACACCGGGTCCGCCCCGGGCGACACGAACCACACCCCGCTGGCCGCCCTCTTCCACGGCACCGAGACCACCCGCCCGGTCCTGCAGCCCAGCGAGAGCGCGATCACCGGCGGCGTCTACACCCGCGACCAGCTGGTCGGCACCCTCACCGACCTGATGGACCGCTACCAGCCCACCGTCGTGCGCACCATGGACCCCGACCCGGAGCGCCGCGGCGCCGGCCCGAAGGAGCGGGCCTGGCTCACCGACTCCGGCGTCCACACGGACAACGAGGACCACACCGCGACCGCCTGGTTCACCTATGCGGCCTACGCCGACCACCGGGCCCGGCGTGGCCCCTCCGCCGTCACCCTGGACTCCTACGTCGGCTACGGAAACGCCCGCTGGCGCCACAACCTCGGCGGCTTGAGCGGCCGCGAGAAGCTGCGCCTGCTGGGCGTCTACGGCTGGGCCGACCGGCGCAAGTGCGGCGACCCTGTCGGCTGCGGCGACACCACCGTCGGCGGCGACGCGGCCCGCCCCGGCTGGTCGCAGAGCACGAACCTGCGGCACGTCGGCAGCACCGGCTGGCTCGGCACCGGGCCGGACGGACGGCTGCGGGCGTTCGCCGCGGTCGGCGGACGCGCCGTGATGTGGACGGAGACCGCACGCGGCAGCGGCCGGTTCCGGCCCGGCTCCGCCGCCAACCCCGACCCGGACACCGCCTCGTCGCTGACCCCTCATCTGGTGGTCGCAGTCGACCCCTCGCACCGTGCGCATCTCGTCGGCCTGCGCGCCACCACCGACCCCGACCGGGGCGTCTGGTCCCAGGAAGTGGTCGTCTGCAGCGAGCGCACCGACGGCAGCTTCACCCCCTGGACCGGCCTCGGCACCCCGACCGGCGCGAAGACCAGGGACTGCCAGGCTGTCGGCTGCCCGACCGCGGTGGTCGACGGCCGCGGCGTGCTCCACGTCTTCGCCCGCGATGCCGACATGTCCGTCTCCTGGCGCCACCGGGACCTGACGAAGCCGGGCGCGGGCTGGAGCGGCTGGCGCGACATAGGCGGGCACCGGGTCCGCGACGGCCTGACCGCCGCGGTCACGCCTGAGGGTGACGTCGAGCTGCACGCCGTCGGCCACGTGCTCTGGACCTGGCGCATCGATGCCTCCGGCGAGCCGCGCCCCAGCCACGCGGCCCTCCCTCCGATGGGTGACCCGCCGACGGTCCACATGGTGCGCGGCGGCGGCGCGCTGCTGGCCGCCCGCGCCGCCGACAGCGGGGTCCTGACGGTCCTGTCGCGGCCGTCCGGCGGCGGCTGGCAGCCGCCGGAGAAGGGCGTCGCGCTCGGCGGGCAGGGCGGGTTCGGCGTGGTCGCGATCCAGCCGCACGCCGGGGGCGTCTTCCTGGCCCAGCGCGGACAGCGCGGGCTGGTCGAGGTGGTCTGGCAGCCGCGGGTCGGCGCGCCCGACGGGGTCCGGCGCTGGCGCGGCGGGCCCGGGCCGATCCTGCACCCCTCGCTGACGGTGGACGCGCACGGCCGGATCGTGGTCGCGGCGATCGGGCCGGAGGGTGCGCTGTACACGGCGCGGATCGACGTCGGGAACCCGCCGCGGACGCTGCGGTGGGAGTCCTCCGTGCTGGCCTAG
- the glnII gene encoding glutamine synthetase GlnII: MVYKAEYIWIDGAVPTAGLRSKTRVLADGAEPGVWGFDGSSTGQAEGSSSDRVLRPVFTCADPVRGGAHVLVLCEVEDIDFTAHASNTRAAARGVAERFAEQEAWFGIEQEYTLFRGARPLGFPEGGGFPAPQGPYYCGVGGGAVFGRELVERHLDYCLAAGLTISGINAEVMPGQWEFQVGPAGPVEVADHMWVARYLLLRVAEEFGVSVSFDAKPAKGDWNGAGAHTNFSTKAMRESYDPIITACEALGEGDKPAEHVRAYGSGIEERLTGQHETAPWHEYSYGVSDRGASVRIPWQVEVDKKGYIEDRRPNANVDPYVVTRLIVDTCCSALEKAGQV; this comes from the coding sequence ATGGTCTACAAGGCTGAGTACATCTGGATTGATGGGGCGGTGCCCACGGCGGGGCTGCGGTCGAAGACGCGGGTGCTTGCTGACGGTGCTGAGCCGGGGGTGTGGGGCTTTGACGGGTCCTCGACCGGGCAGGCCGAGGGGAGTTCTTCGGATCGGGTGCTGCGGCCGGTGTTCACCTGCGCGGATCCGGTGCGGGGTGGGGCTCATGTGCTTGTTTTGTGTGAGGTGGAGGACATCGACTTCACGGCGCATGCCTCCAACACGCGGGCGGCGGCTCGGGGGGTGGCTGAGCGGTTCGCTGAGCAGGAGGCGTGGTTCGGGATTGAGCAGGAGTACACGCTCTTCCGGGGTGCGCGGCCTCTGGGGTTTCCGGAGGGTGGTGGGTTTCCGGCGCCGCAGGGTCCGTATTACTGCGGGGTCGGGGGTGGTGCGGTGTTCGGGCGGGAGTTGGTGGAGCGGCATCTGGATTACTGCCTGGCTGCCGGTCTGACCATCTCCGGGATCAATGCCGAGGTCATGCCGGGGCAGTGGGAGTTCCAGGTGGGGCCGGCGGGGCCGGTGGAGGTGGCCGACCACATGTGGGTGGCGCGCTATCTGCTGCTGCGGGTCGCTGAGGAGTTCGGGGTGTCGGTTTCGTTTGATGCCAAGCCTGCCAAGGGGGACTGGAACGGGGCCGGGGCGCATACCAACTTCTCCACCAAGGCGATGCGGGAGTCGTACGATCCGATCATCACCGCGTGCGAGGCGTTGGGGGAGGGCGACAAGCCGGCCGAGCACGTGCGCGCCTATGGCTCCGGCATCGAGGAGCGGCTCACCGGGCAGCACGAGACCGCCCCGTGGCACGAGTACAGCTACGGCGTCTCGGACCGCGGTGCCTCGGTGCGCATCCCGTGGCAGGTCGAGGTGGACAAGAAGGGCTACATCGAGGACCGGCGGCCGAACGCGAACGTCGATCCGTACGTCGTGACCCGGCTGATCGTCGACACCTGCTGCAGCGCGCTGGAGAAGGCCGGGCAGGTCTGA
- a CDS encoding integrase core domain-containing protein produces the protein MAVRLLYRILVAVLGWLVLLARSSASKDAELLVLRHEVAVLRRTNPKPRIDWPDRALLSALARVLPKPLRAHRLVTPGTLLRWHRRLIANKWRQAKPPGRPPILDDVVALIVRLATENPSWGTVRIQGELRRLGHRVGASTIRRILRSRRIPPPDRRDDAWRTFLRAQAETILAIDFLHVDTVMLKRLDAAVVIEIGSRRAYLLGVTDHPTGAWATQVARELAADLEQAGHRFTRLIRDRDAKFTDAFDAVFASIGVEILLTAPQTPRMNAYAERLIGSIRRECCDRLLIVGQRHLRRVLGEYLEHYNAGRSHQGNGMALRAPNDRSNVIPMPVPTDEIRRRKRLGGLINEYQTAA, from the coding sequence GTGGCTGTCCGTCTGCTGTACCGGATCCTTGTGGCCGTGCTGGGTTGGCTGGTGTTGCTGGCCCGGTCCTCGGCATCGAAGGACGCGGAGTTACTTGTACTCCGGCATGAGGTTGCGGTGCTGCGCCGGACCAATCCTAAGCCGCGGATCGACTGGCCTGATCGGGCGCTGTTGTCTGCGCTGGCCAGGGTCCTACCGAAGCCGCTGCGGGCACACCGGCTGGTGACCCCTGGCACGTTGCTGCGGTGGCATCGCCGGCTGATCGCGAACAAGTGGCGCCAGGCCAAGCCGCCCGGCCGTCCGCCGATCCTGGACGACGTGGTGGCGCTGATCGTCCGGCTCGCGACCGAGAACCCGAGCTGGGGCACGGTGCGGATCCAGGGCGAGCTTCGCCGGCTCGGGCACCGCGTCGGCGCCTCCACGATCCGTCGAATCCTTCGTTCACGCAGGATTCCGCCACCGGATCGGCGTGATGATGCCTGGCGTACATTCCTGCGTGCCCAAGCAGAGACGATCCTGGCGATCGACTTTCTGCATGTCGATACCGTGATGCTGAAACGGCTGGACGCTGCGGTCGTCATCGAGATCGGCAGCCGCCGGGCCTATCTGCTGGGTGTCACCGATCATCCGACCGGTGCCTGGGCCACTCAGGTCGCCCGGGAACTCGCCGCGGATTTGGAGCAGGCCGGCCACCGCTTTACCCGCCTGATCCGGGACCGGGATGCGAAGTTTACTGACGCCTTCGACGCGGTGTTCGCCTCCATCGGCGTCGAGATCTTGCTGACCGCGCCACAGACACCGCGGATGAACGCCTACGCCGAGCGGCTGATCGGCTCGATCCGCCGCGAATGCTGCGACCGGCTCCTCATCGTGGGGCAGCGCCATCTGCGTCGGGTCCTGGGCGAGTACCTCGAGCACTACAACGCTGGTCGGTCCCACCAAGGCAACGGCATGGCGCTGCGCGCCCCGAACGATCGATCCAACGTGATCCCGATGCCTGTGCCTACTGACGAGATCCGCCGTCGAAAACGGCTCGGAGGCTTGATAAACGAGTATCAAACAGCAGCTTGA
- a CDS encoding ImmA/IrrE family metallo-endopeptidase encodes MNTEAEGRAAAERFRQEHHLGVQPLGDLVAVIEQATGIDVAVLDAGPDEHGLTMRDPALGTVFIGVARTGHPMRQRSTLAHELAHVVFEDWTDSDAGNWGQRSPAEIRADAFARHLLVPAAGLREFLGTQTTAESTLSAVVQRFLVSPVIAAIALHQAGYIDAVTKEAWTGLSAPQLAARFGWSDQYRALQADSDQRRAPQRLLARAIRGYVEKVLPAQAIATLRGITAEAAEADLRAAGVVPAARPVAWADVGELPEVHVDLQALDEALDAPDDGSDDLAAKEDAG; translated from the coding sequence GTGAACACCGAAGCCGAAGGGCGCGCCGCGGCCGAGCGCTTTCGCCAGGAGCATCACCTTGGCGTGCAGCCCCTCGGTGACCTCGTGGCGGTCATCGAGCAGGCCACCGGTATCGATGTGGCGGTACTCGACGCGGGCCCGGACGAGCACGGGCTGACGATGCGCGACCCGGCGCTCGGCACCGTGTTCATCGGCGTCGCACGCACCGGCCACCCGATGCGGCAACGCAGCACGCTCGCTCACGAGCTCGCCCACGTGGTATTCGAGGACTGGACGGATAGCGACGCGGGCAACTGGGGCCAACGCAGTCCCGCGGAAATCAGGGCCGATGCGTTTGCGCGGCATCTGCTTGTGCCCGCTGCGGGTTTGCGTGAGTTCCTCGGGACCCAGACGACGGCCGAATCTACCCTGTCTGCGGTCGTGCAGCGTTTCCTGGTGTCACCGGTGATCGCCGCCATCGCGTTGCACCAGGCCGGATACATCGACGCCGTCACCAAAGAGGCATGGACGGGCCTGTCTGCGCCCCAGTTGGCCGCCCGGTTCGGATGGAGCGATCAGTATCGTGCGTTGCAAGCCGACTCCGATCAGCGGCGGGCACCGCAACGGCTGCTCGCCCGCGCGATCAGGGGTTACGTGGAGAAGGTGCTGCCCGCGCAAGCCATCGCCACCTTGCGCGGCATCACGGCGGAAGCTGCCGAAGCGGACCTGCGGGCGGCGGGCGTCGTGCCCGCTGCCCGGCCTGTCGCATGGGCCGACGTAGGCGAGTTGCCCGAAGTGCACGTGGATCTGCAAGCCCTGGACGAGGCTCTCGATGCACCGGACGACGGCAGTGATGACCTAGCGGCGAAGGAAGACGCGGGGTGA
- a CDS encoding helix-turn-helix domain-containing protein, protein MTIKAGALIDRARVTAGLSQRALADATGISQPTLSRIISGDRQVKMPEVVAIAWATGHTVAQLTGLRTVADRAQCAARATNHSGMDRMREALLNFLELDDYLNDLAIPATV, encoded by the coding sequence ATGACGATCAAGGCCGGTGCGCTCATCGATCGCGCCCGTGTCACCGCGGGCCTGAGCCAGCGCGCCCTCGCGGATGCGACCGGCATTTCTCAGCCCACCCTCTCGCGCATCATCTCCGGGGATCGGCAGGTGAAGATGCCGGAGGTGGTGGCGATCGCGTGGGCGACCGGACACACGGTCGCCCAGCTCACCGGGCTTAGAACGGTGGCCGATCGGGCACAGTGCGCGGCGCGTGCGACCAACCACTCCGGCATGGACCGCATGCGCGAGGCGCTGCTGAACTTCCTGGAACTGGACGACTACCTGAACGACCTGGCCATCCCCGCCACGGTCTGA
- a CDS encoding integrase core domain-containing protein gives MIRDRDAKFTEAFDAVFASIGVEILLTAPQAPRMNAYAERLIGSIRRECCDRILIIGQRHLQRVLTEYFDHYNAGRSHQGHGMALRAPDDDAAVLRFPTQPGQIHRRQRLGGLLNEYHPAA, from the coding sequence TTGATCCGTGACCGGGACGCGAAGTTCACGGAGGCCTTCGATGCGGTGTTCGCCTCCATCGGCGTCGAGATCCTGCTCACCGCGCCCCAGGCACCCAGGATGAACGCCTACGCGGAGCGGCTCATCGGCTCCATTCGCCGCGAATGCTGCGACCGGATCCTCATCATCGGCCAACGCCACCTGCAGCGGGTGCTGACGGAGTATTTCGATCACTACAACGCCGGCCGATCCCACCAAGGCCACGGCATGGCACTACGCGCACCGGACGACGACGCTGCGGTGCTCCGATTCCCCACCCAGCCCGGTCAGATCCACAGGAGACAACGCCTCGGAGGACTGCTCAACGAATACCATCCCGCAGCATGA
- a CDS encoding integrase catalytic region yields MAVRLLYRILVQVLSWLALLARSSASKDVEILALRQEVAVLRRSNPTPRIGWTDRAVLAALSRLLPKALRAHRIVTPGTLLRWHRRLLAAKWRQPKSAGRPPIPDHVVALIVRLATENSTWGVVRVQGELRRLGHRVAASTIRKILRAHRIPPPSRRDDTWRTFLRSQAGAILAIDFLHVDTVMLKRLYAAVGIEVSSRRAYLLGVTDHPTGAWAKQLARELASALPG; encoded by the coding sequence GTGGCTGTGCGACTGCTGTACCGGATCCTGGTCCAGGTGTTGTCCTGGTTGGCGTTGTTGGCCCGGTCTTCAGCGTCGAAGGATGTCGAGATACTCGCGCTGCGTCAGGAGGTCGCGGTGTTGCGCCGGTCGAACCCGACGCCGCGGATCGGTTGGACGGACCGGGCTGTGCTGGCCGCGCTGTCCCGCCTGCTGCCCAAGGCGCTGCGTGCACACCGAATCGTGACTCCCGGCACACTCCTACGCTGGCACCGTCGTCTGCTTGCCGCGAAGTGGCGCCAGCCCAAGTCGGCGGGACGCCCGCCGATCCCGGATCACGTGGTGGCGTTGATCGTCCGGCTCGCCACCGAGAACTCCACCTGGGGGGTCGTTCGTGTCCAGGGCGAGTTGCGCCGGCTCGGACATCGCGTGGCTGCCTCCACCATCCGCAAGATCCTGCGGGCACACCGGATCCCGCCGCCGTCCCGGCGCGACGACACCTGGCGTACGTTCCTGCGCTCCCAGGCCGGAGCGATCCTGGCGATCGATTTCCTGCATGTTGACACCGTCATGCTGAAACGGCTGTATGCGGCGGTCGGTATCGAGGTCAGCAGTCGCCGGGCCTATCTGTTGGGTGTCACCGATCATCCGACCGGCGCCTGGGCCAAGCAACTGGCCCGAGAGCTGGCCTCCGCTTTACCCGGTTGA
- a CDS encoding WXG100 family type VII secretion target: MSNVEGMDVEAGRILAGHLSDRAHEIDILTSALHTELTNLQWLGPDADSFRHEWDTDYQAQLRNIAAMLRDVSGRVTANATQQETASNH; encoded by the coding sequence ATGTCCAACGTCGAAGGCATGGACGTCGAAGCGGGCCGCATTCTGGCCGGTCACCTGAGCGACCGAGCCCACGAGATCGACATCCTCACCAGCGCCCTCCACACGGAACTGACCAATCTCCAGTGGCTCGGCCCGGACGCCGACTCGTTCCGCCACGAATGGGACACCGACTACCAGGCCCAGCTCCGCAACATCGCCGCTATGCTCCGCGACGTCAGCGGTCGCGTAACGGCCAACGCGACACAGCAGGAGACCGCGTCGAACCACTAG